TTCACATATTGATCATTTAGATGCATTTAGAGTTTGTTTAGGTTCCATTTGCATTGCATTTGTGTCTTTTCAGGTTTGGAAAAGTGCAAATCAGGTTTTGGAGCAAAATGGATCACAAGATGCTATGGAATCCCACGGGCAACCACCACGGCTGAAAGGAGGTCGCGGCCTAAGACCACGAATCTTACCAGGTGATCCCACTGGCTGCCACCACGGCTGAAAGGAGGTCGCGGCCTAAGACCACAAATCTTACCAGATGATCCCACGGGGTGTCCATCGCGGCAGTGAGATTGTCGCAAGTTTTTTGAAAGAACCTCGAGCTTCGGCCACGACAGAGAGCAGGGCGCGGCCGTCATTCAAAATAGAACTTACCCATCTTTAGTTAGGTCAACCCAGGGTTGTTGGGTTGACCCAATACGAGTTTTACCTTAGTATAAATATGTCTTAGACCTAAAATAGAGACATATCTTGTTTTCTATCAAATCAAAATCACTTTTGGGTGAAAGATCTAATCTTGATCATTATCATTTGTGCTTGCTTGATTACTTTGATCATTAATCATGTTTAGCCTTAGATAAACCAATTATTTAATAACTATCATGACAATGAGTGAATAGTCATCTTTGGATTCAAGGGTTAGGATGATTAAGTGATGATCTAGAGTGTTTAGAGTTAAATTTATCTATTCCTTTGCTTGATTGAGTGATCTTAATGCTAGTCTAAAGTTGGCCACTTTAGATTAGAACTCTAGACATTTCATTGCCCGGAAGGTGTTCGATGAAATGTCTGAGCCAACTCAACTTGCTCTTTGCTAGCTTAACCAAAGGCATTTGATGTTAGGAGAGCTTAGATAGTTAATAGACACACTCTTAATGATTATTTGAATGACACAAACCAAAGGCATTTGATGTTTGATCAATGAGAGTAAATGAGCATTTATCTTGACAAAGAACTTGTTTAGCCTTGTTGTCTAGACTTAAGGGATTGTTGATTGATACCTTGTCATTCTAGATTGTAGTTTAATCATCTGAAGTCAAATTCCTAGACCCATGAGTCCTCCTTTATCCTATTGCTTGAAAGTTTGTTAATTTATTGTCTTAGAGTCTTGTTAGTTAAATCATATCACTTCATTACACTGACCGCACTTAGATTAAATATGAACATGTATTCTCTTTCCATTGAAACCACTTAGAATTGGATTGACTCTTAAATACTACATTGATTTGACCTAGGGTAGAGTCATCCTTATCACAGCACCCTAAGTCAAGCATCCTAGTTTCAGGTACATCAAGTTTTACACTTTCCTTTAGGTAGTACCTTTTTCTTTGCTGGAGGTTGATTGGCTTTGCTCTTAAGTGGAGCTTGATTGGCTTTTCTCTTCGGTCGAGCTTGTTCAGCTTTTCTCTTGCTAGGACCACTTCCTTCACCACTCAAACTGATTTCTTCCCAGAGCTGTGAAACCTCAGTCTCCATCTTCCTCACCCTCTCTGAAAAATCAGTCTCGATCTTAAATATTTGCGTACTAAGTCTGTCTCCCAAGGAAGTGACAGATGTGTGGATGAGACCCTCAATGAAACTTTTAGTTTCAGGATCTAAGAGTCAATTTTTTCTGAAGATTGCTTACAGAGAAACTTTGTCTTTCTTGTCCCGGCTCCTTGATCATGAATATTTCTCTTTCATTTTCCTGCAACATTAACCAAAGAGGTCTCCACGTCTGCTACAACATCAGTATCATCCACAATCTCATCTTCTGACTCAATATCCTCTTTCTCGGTTTCCTCCATTTCAGTCTCTTCAGGTTTAAAACTACACATTATGTGTTGCTCCAATCAAACTTGTCTCTGATTCTATTCAGAAGAAGGTCCACTCGTTCATCTTGCATCTCACCCTTCCTTGTATAGTCAACATCCAGAAACACATCACCGCTACCAGTCAATGAGATGATCGAGAACAACTCACCCTACAAAACAATTAAAACAGTAAAATCTATACAAAAATATACAACAACCATATATAAGAAGACAACAAATATACATACGTTCTCAGGAAATGAGTCCTCAATCTGAATGATGTCTTCATAAGAAACTTTTGCAGCTCCTTTCCGATTGTCACACCTTAGACCTATGAAGCTCTTAAAGACTCTTCTGCCTAATATTTCTACAATGTCAGAAATTTCTTCCATAATCCAAATCTAAAAAGCGTAGGAGAAACCCTTGAAAATGTAGCTCTCCTTCTTATCCAACTTCTTCCTAGTCTTCTCAATCAAACTCAGCCAAAAGTCATAGTGAAGACCCAAATGGAACTTCCGAACCTTGTCAAAAACCATCAGCAACTTGATGTACATATGCGGGGTATTCACCTTCTCAACTCTCGCCATCACCACACCCATTATAACGCACAAGTATATCAACCTCAACCTACCAAGCCGATTCCAGTTGTGAACTTCTTGTAGATGCACCTTCCAGATTAACTCGTGCTAATATTCCCACCTCTCTTTAGTAGCTTACTCCAAAAACCCCTCCGTCATCTTTCCATTTAACTATGTCACTGCTACTTTCCCGCGAAATCTTGAGGCCAGTCACAGCATGGAACTCTTGAAGTGAAAATCGGAGAGGCGTCCTCGCAAAGAAAAACCACTTCTCATGCATGTTCGAGGTAATCCGCTCCTTACACAAGAAGCTATGCACCAGTTTCCCCGAAAATTTAAGGACATTTGACTGAATAGCCATGATATGTGTGAAAACATGATCTCTCTTATAAACAAACATACAAATAGAAATCTGATTGAAGAACACAAACACATAGACACATGCAAAAAAGAACCGGATTGAGGAACATGAAAAGAATAAAGAGACAGTTTAGACATAATACATAATCATATAGGATCCAAACAAATCAATCGAAGAAATATCAAAAGCGGAAACATAAAACTAAAGAGAAATTGGAAGGAGATAATTTCGACTTTTACCTTGCTTCTACTGATGTCAGAGAAAGAAAGAGATGGAGAGGCTGAGAGGCTGAGAGGCTGAGAGAAGCTCTAAAATAGCCTTGTATTTGTTGAGAGAGAGAGAGAGAGAGAGAGAGGGAGAGAGAGAGAGAGAGAGAGAGAGAGAAAGAAAACCAAACACAATTAGGGTTACATACAATTTTGGGGATGTTTGTTCCCTTTTTGTTTAATTTTTTTTTTATTTCTTTGGCCTTTCTAACACATTCTTTTATTTTATTTTTCATTAACCCTTTTTAAATTCAATTCAAATTTTAAATTGTATTTAATTTGATTAATGAAGAGTTAATTTTTGGGATTATGACAAAAATTATACTATAGCGACAATGTAAAAGTTGTACTATATACCAAGGAACAAAGATGGCAAAAAACAATTTCCAATAACATGAGAAGTGGAAAGACTTAGAAGGAGATAACTTCGATGATCACCAAGAACAATCGATCGATGAAAGACTTGCATCATCGATCGACGACGAAGTCACCCGCGAGCTAATGACAAAATTAGAAGATTACAAGTTTCACAAAGTTCCAATATTTACATTTTAAGTCCATGGCCACCTGTTAGGCTATTTATTAGGGTTTTGTATTATTTTAGAGGCAGACTTGCCTAGAGACCTTTTAGACCTAATTTGGAGAGAAGCAAGAAGCCACCATTGGAGGGAGAAAGCTTAGAATTGAAGAGATAGATCTGAACTACAAAACAGAGAAGATCTTGAACTCCTTTGCTTTCATTTACTCTATTGCTTACTCTTTATTATTCATTTATTTAAATATTATTCAGACTATCATAACCATGTGCTTTATGAATATGTCTGAGTAGTCTTAGTGTTAGGTTTAAGGTTCTCAATAGGTTGATAAATGTATTACTGACTTAAACTATTGCTAGGATGTTTAAAAGTATAGTTATTTCATCTAGTTTCTCTTAAGGCTAAGTTTAGGATTGATCACCCTTCAAACTTAGATTTTAGGATTAATTAAAAACAAGTCATCGCTTGACTCAATACCTGAAAATAACTAGCATGATCTAACTGACTAGATACATACGAGAGTTGGTCTATTAAGTTAGAGAATATAAATCAAACTTGTCCGTAAATCTTTCTGGAAGAAGCATCGATCGACGCAATGATAGTTCTGTCGATCGATATTCTTTACGAATCATCGATCGACACTTTCTCGCGATTAACATACGAGAGTTGAAATCCGAGATCTAGATTAAATAATCTAATTGATTATATCTGAGTTTGAATTCAAAAACAATTAATATCAATAAACCCCTAAAAACCCAAATTAAGTTATTTACTTATCATACCTGAGAATATACCTGAATCTAGCTATTTACCCAACTGTTAACAACCTCAAATCAAACCAATCGAGCAATTGCTTTGCTCACCAATTTATTTACTGCTTTAAAACTAATTAACCTATTAATCTAGCCTTATTTCAAAGACTATAAATCTATTGTGTAATCCTAGAATCTCTGTGGATTCGATCTTTAAGTACTACATCTGAACCTCTTATTTCAGAGAATAATTCACTCTTTAAGATAATTTGAGTGATATCACTATCTCAAGAAGCTCTCGCAGTACTGAACTCATTGGGAAGTTGACAATAAAGCTAGGTAAATCCTACGCTAATGATGAATACAATTGGAGACCGAGGAGCATGATTCTATGGCTCCTTAATTGAGATCGAAATACAATCTATTTCCATGCTATTATAAGAGGAAGGCAGCTGTCAATAAATTCTCAGTTATAGAGAATTAAGTTCATTGCGCTTCACGAAGAAGGACAAACAACATAGACAATTGTAGGTGGTTGGCACTATATTACGACGTTAATTTCTACGGCTATGAATAACTAGCTTGCAAGCCGAGTCATAAGATCCAATGAGCAGTCTTTGCTTTACATGGGGACAAATCCCCAGGCCGTATTATGCAATAAAAATTTGTTGGTCCTGTTGGGTATGTATCATATTCTCCCACAAAACCCACAGAATAGCTGATCTGGCTCATAACCACTGATCAGAGATTCGGCTCATCGGCTTACGGACCGTCTCGACTCAAGACTGTTTTTAGCCGATGGAATGACCGATTGAAACACTACAAGAAATATGTGTTTTGATAGCAGTAGAGTATATCGTTTTTTGTCTTTCTGCTATGGTTGACATACCCTTTAGTTTTAGATAGCGTTTGTCTATTTGGAAACGCTATGATAGAGTGGTGTATATAGAAACGCTATGATAGAGTATTTTTAATAGCACATAATTAAAAACGCTATATTTGCATTTTTGAATCCCTAAACGAGATTTCAACCCTAAATTCTAAACATGAACTTTAAACTCTAATATTCTAACGTCAAATCTTAAATTAACCTAAAATATTAAATATTAACTCAAAGTTATATATTTTCATAAATAAATCTCAAATCTCTAAACCCTAAACCCTATACTCGACCTCTATTTTAAACTCATAACTTTAAATCTAACCCTAAATAAAAAAGTTTCAAACTTAAATCTAATTCTTAAAATAAATTCAAATTTATTTTCAAATCTTAACTTAAAATCTTAAATCAATACCCTCAAACCTTTAACCCTCAAACCCTATATATATCATACCTTAAATTAATCACATACCTTAAACTCTAACTAAAAATCTTAAAACTATAATACTTTTTATTATTTAACTTCAAATCTTAAAATGCTTATAAAAGTGAAATCTATTCATTTTGTTAATCTTAATTTTTTTAACCGAATTTGTTAATCTTAATTTTATTTGACTTAAATTGCTTATAAAAGTGAAATCTAATCATTTTGTAATTTTCTATCATTAGCTTTATAATATAAATGAATAACTTAATTTTATATATAAAATACTCAAAATATATAATTAAAATTACAAAAAATAAATATTAATTTAAAAATAAAATAAAAACACTTCTTGTAAGAATACCAAGCCATTGATTAACATTAAATCAAAGGCCACAAATCAATCCTTTAGTTTTTTATTCTCTCTTCTCATTGGTTAACAGATCAATCCTTTAGTTTTCTTATCTCTCTTCTCATTGGTCACTTTTTCAATGACAAGGATTATAATTTTTAACCATTGATTATTTTTGATCTAAAGGCCTAAAATCTCTCTCGTAGATCTCATCTCTTTTTCTTGTCATCTCTTTTATTCTTCCTCCTTTACAGGTTCACCATCAGACTTAACAATATTCTCAAACGAATCCGATAACCCAACTCCACCCTCAGACCCAGCCAAACCTCTCCCTTTCCAACCATTAGAGTCAGGATCGAGATCCAGTCACCAGATCTACCCCTCCTGCGTTACGATTGGTGGGAGATGTAGCTGTCGTCGTCAGCGTTGTTCTTACACGGAGCTTCGATGTCGACCGTACAAGCATCTTTGTCATAAATCTGGATTGGAGACAAGCTCAAATAGTGACAAACCGGAATGGAAGTGCACCAGAGGTGAAGGATGAGACAGTGGATGCTGAGGCGGAAGCACGACTAACAGAGGCAGAGGCGGAGGCGTGAGTAACGGAGGCAGAGGCGGAGGCGTGACGAAAACTGATGCAGAGGCGGAGGTCATGGAAGAACACGACGAAGAAGGTGGTGGTGCGGCGGGATAGGTTTTAGATTAATTTTGTTATTAGGGTTAGTTTATTAAAATTGTAAATCATATTTTTATAAACCAGTTTAATTATAAATAAATTTAAATAATAAACAAAATTTTAATATATAAATCAGTTTAAAGTTTTAATTATGTTTTTCTTTTTTTAAATAATAGCTAAAATAAATAAATTTTAAAATAAATAATTTTAGTGTAAATAATAGAAAAAAAAAATGCTATTAAAAAAATATTTAATTGCATACAATAAAACGCTATAATATAATAATAATAAGATAGCAGTGTGAAAAACCGCTATCCAATGTGTCTGACCTATTATGACGGGCGATGATACAGCGCTTCATAAACCGCTATCGTATCGTTAGATAGTGTTTTTCGTCCGCTAAGAAAAGCGTTTTTTCTTGTAGTGAAAGCAGTCGACTTGACGGCTTAATACAGCGGTCCGATCACTCGGCTCAACGAGTTAAAAGCCCATCGAAGAAGGGCGAATTAGGTCACTGAAGGACGACTGGTCGACTATATAAAGGCATGTAGAGGCAACGAAACGAGGATCCGAAATCAACCACACATACTTTCGGCGGCTAGAACTAGGCTTTCATTTCTCTCTCTCGCCGACTTGTATTTCCCGGCGAATTAGCTTTCGCCGACTTGCTTTCTACCGCACATTCCCTTATTTTTAAACCGGCTAAACGCCCTTTGAAACGTCTTTGTTTTCTAATAAAACGTCTTTGTTTCGATCCACCGACGAGTTCTCGTCTTTTTTACTAGTTTCCGACCAAACTCGGTTCAAACGGGTCCCTTAGAGCATGAGCAATGGTAGTATCTACCATAGTCTACTAATATAATAATAAATCAAATAAAAGAAAGAAAAAGCAAGAATCGATTGTTGCTGAAGGTATTTCAATGAAAACTTGAGAAACTAACTGTCACGTGTTATTCTGTAAGTGGAAGAGCTAGTTTTAAAATAATTTTAATTATTACATGACTAATGATGCTATTAGTCTTATAATGTTCAGAAACTTATAATTCAGAAACCATGACTACTGATGCTCTTAGTCTTATAAAAAGGAATTTAAAATTTAAAAACAATAGTGTCAAACTATATTGAAAAAAACATGTCTAAACTATTTTTCAAATACAATTATATGTCTTTCTATTTTAATAAATTTTTTGATGACATTCATAATTAATTAATATTTTACAATTATTTAATATAAATATGAAACTTTTTGTTTCGAAATGAAAATCAAAAGTAAAAATTTTCATACCATATATATATTTCATGCATATACTTTTAAAAGAATTAATATCTAACAAGTTTTTCATTTCTATGTTGGTAAAATATTTTCTAAATACTTTATAGAGATATTATTATTATCAGTATTAGAATGAATAATAATTATTATTTTCGGCATCTAATAATAATGTTGCATACTACTTACTTTTTTTTATAATAGTACTCCATCCGTAAATATTGATGTTTTAAATATTGATTTTTTAGCATTTTCACACATACTAATAAAAAGCTTTTACATCCAGGTCTTAGGTTCTAATCACAGATAATGCAATTTCTTATAGATTATAGGATGCAAACTTTATCAGAGGTTTCAGAGTACTGCAGGCAAAACTGTTCGTTGTGGTCGTCTGCTGTGGAGAGATTATGTCCATCGAAGATGTCGTACATGTAGAACCATCTGTTGATGTAAGTGTTTCGAGGAGTGTTTCATCGTGGAAACATTATGCATGGAATTGTTCATCAATATCACATTTGTTGAAGATAGTTGATCATCAAATTTAATAGAAGTAGAGATTTTATGATGATGCAATTAGTTATTTATCCTGTGTTAAAATAAAAATTAAATATACATTTCTTTCTATTGATTTTTAATTTTCTGAAAATTTTATATGTTTCTCAATAAAATTATATCACTCATATTTTGAATTTTAATTAAAGTTTAATTTTAAAATAAAATATATTAAATTAAGTCAAAACAACAGTCTTTGAAATACAAATATAGAATGCAAAATTAACTACAATTGAAGCAATGACAATTCAAATTTGGGACTTTAACATTGACATACATATCTTAAAGACACCTGAGACATTGGATCTTTAGCTATTTTGGCCCCTAAAAATTAATTAAACTCACTTACTGCAAAATACATGCTTGATGGTTTAAGAATACTGTACTGTTCTGATTAAAAAAAAAATCAGGTTCGTGCCAAATAGCTAATAAAACTCAATATTAAAGAAATTATTTTTTATTCATATCAAAATTCTAAACATATTTGAGTAAATAACATCAGTTCAATTAAGCTCGAATAAACTCGAAAGCTTTCATGCGCAAAACGTGCCATCAATGACCTTGAACTCGAAGCTAGTATCCCATGCATATTTGAAAACGAAGTCTCCTTGTATACTTTTGTTGAGAACACACACGTCACCGGTTTTTATCAACGTATCAACAGGCATGACCGATTCAAAACCGGTGCATGACAACTTTAAGTTAGTGAGCAAGCATATACATGGGTTGTTCAGTGTCACTTTCCACACCGGTTTGCTCTCAACCATTCCGGACTTCGATTGTCTCAGAGTTACGTCATTAAGTCCACAATGTGGTTCAGACCCTTCCAAATTTTCCAACGAAAATATAATATTATACTATTGTAAACAAAAACACCCATAAAAGTCTTTATTATATTACGTATACAAAATATAAATACCGTGGGTAACGAAGGTGATGATGGCGAAGACGACGAGGAGGCAAAGAAGTTTGCAAGCCATATCTGGGTCTGGTCTTTAGAATTTTTATCAAACCAAGTTAGGAAATTGTAGTAAGTATGTAGCTGTTGAGATGTGTTACTGAGTATTTATAGTGAGGCATGGGTTTATTTTTAATGGCAAAAAACGTTTTGGTGTTAATAAAGATGTTGACCAAAATAAATGTTTCCTTTGTCAGAAGGTAAAAGCTCATGCATAATAGAGTCAGAAGGTAAAAGAACTCATGCATAGGGTCAACTTTAACCATTTGTTTATCAAAATTACGAAAGAGATTATTCAATTATTTTCTTTCAGGTAATTTCAAATTACTGGGTCAAGGCTAATTTTTTCTTTCAGACTTCAACAACTTCATGCATGCAAATTAATTAAGGGAAATAGCATAAGAACCATCAAAGTAACACTTGCTAACACTTCAAACCTTAATATCACTCACATATTTTACGAGCGCAAAATCAAATATCCGACTCTTTAGCTAGAACCGCGAAGTCTTTCCATAGAGAGCTTTGTTTTATTGGTTGATCTTTTCCAGTTTGGTTATCCAGAATAGGGGCGGACCCAGAAAAAAAAATTGGCATGTGGCACAAATAAATTTCTAACATACAAAAATATTCAAACTAATAGTTGCAATATATTTTAGAATTTGATTATTGAACAATGCTCGTTTTCAGCTCAAACACAAAAAGTATGGATTTAGGAACCATAACTATTAGGTATTATTTGATTTTTATTTTGAAAAAATATTTGTTACCCTACTGGTAATATTGTTCAAATGTGGTTGTCATTCAAGAATTCAAATATTTTTAATTATTATTTTGATTTTTAGTTCATTATTTGTTAACTCTAATTTTAAATTTGTTTGTGGCATTCTTTTCTACAAAAAAACAGCAAAAATGAATTGAATAAAATTATTTATACTAAAATACAGACTATAACACAAATTATATATATTTTTATAATTTATATAATTTGCATGTTATACAAATTATACAAGGCGCATCATAACAGACGATAGGTTCACTCTCTGACAATAGTCGGAAGGTATTCAAACTCGGATCAGAAAGTGTAGTACGCTTTCGGATTAATCCAATCTGTATCAATAAGTGCTTTCTTTCCGGGACAGACCGGATAGCCGATAGGGTTTATGAAAAAAACATACAAATTATAATCGGTCATAGAGAAAAACTAAACACAAACGGAAACTATGTTACAGAAAGGGTAAAAAGGAAAATGATATATTTTGAAAAAAAATAACCGCAGAAAATGAAATAAAACGAAAAATTAAAATGAAAAAGGGAAGGTGTAGAGAACATCAAAACCATTACCATAAAAATTATTAGTATACATAAATATATTTACATATACGTAATATACACACACAATTTAATATATTTACTTATATACACACGCAAAGGAGCGGATCTAGAAAATGATTTAACATGGAGCACTTTTTTTTTTTGAGAAACAATATATAAATATTAGAAAAAATCATGCTAGTCCCTAAAATTTTACTTTTTTAATGAATCATATACATTTTGGATAATTAATGATCACATTTTCAAAATATTCATTTAAGAAATCTTATAAATTATAAATTGCATATAATAATATTATTACAAAACATTTATTCCTTTTAGCTTTATTTCAATCTAAGTATTGAAAAAAAAAACTGATCCATCTCTTTCTAATAATGCATGTTTTAGCTTTTTTCACAAAATTAAGAAAAACCTTGTATACTTTTGTTGAGAACACACACGTCACCGGTTTTTATCAACGTATCAACAGGCATGACCGATTCAAAACCGGTGCATGACAACTTTAAGTTAGTGAGCAAGCATATACATGGGTTGTTCAGTGTCACTTTCCACACCGGTTTGCTCTCAACCATTCCGGACTTCGATTGTCTCAGAGTTACGTCATTAAGTCCACAATGTGGTTCAGACCCTTCCAAATTTTCCAACGAAAATATAATATTATACTATTGTAAACAAAAACACACATAAAAGTCTTTATTATATTACGTATAATACCGTGGGTAACGAAGGTGATGATGGCGAAGACGACGAGGAGGCAAAGAAGTTTGCAAGCCATATCTGGGTCTGGTCTTTAGAATTTTTACCAAACAAAGTTAGGAAATTGTAGTGAGTATGAAATGAGTATGTAGCTGTTGACATGTGTTACTGAGTATTTATAGTGAAGCATTGGGTTTATTTTTAATCCCAAAAAACGTTTTGGTATTAATAAAGATGTTTTGGTAAAAAAAAAAAAAGATGTTGACCAAAATTAAATGTTTCCTTTGTCAGAAGGTAAAAGCTCATGCATAGAGTCAGAAGGTAAAAGAACTCATGCATAGGGTCAACGCTAACCATTTGTTTATCAAAATTACGAAAGAGATTATTCAATTATTTTCTTTCAGGTAATTTCAAATTACTGGGTCAAGGCTAATTTTTTCTTTCAGACTTCAACAACTTCATGCATGCAAATTAATTAAGGGAAATAGCATAAGAACCATCAAAGTAACACTTGCTAACACTTCAAACCTTAATATCACTCACATATTTTACGAGCGCAAAATCAAATATCCGACTCTTTAGCTAGAACCGCGAAGTCTTTCCATAGAGAGCTTTGTTTTATTGGTTGTTATATTTCGGTTTGGTTATCCAGATCACATCAAGTTTGATTAATAGAATAGTCGTTCGTTGTAAAAAAACTTTCAAGGATTTTACTAACATATCTCATCACGTAAAAGAATGGACCAGCACTTGCAAAAACGATGATGTTTCATTTTTTATAAAAGATAATTATTTAATTAATAAATAAATAGAAAGACAGAAAATTAAAAAAAAATCAGAAAATTTCACAAAATTAGAAAATTAAAATTACAAATTACAAATAGTTTTGAAAAAAAATAATTAAAAATGGCTTATTTAAAAAAAGTATATAAGATTTTTTGTTTGAAAAATTGACATATCATCGTTAACAAGGACAATTATTAAATACATTGTTATCAACATACCTACTGTCATTGCAACCATGATATGTCGAAAATTTTCATCAGAGATATGTCAAAACAGTTGTTAATGGTTATAAAGAAAAAATCTTGGTCAATAATAATAATATATAAATAACCTTCAACAAAAGTTATTATTGTCAACAGTGATATGTAAAAAATCATCACCGTCACTGGAGGAGATATGTCTGAAATCATCATTGTTATCAAAGATGTGTATGAAACCGTTACAATCAACATTGATATGTTAGATCAGCATTGTCAGCGATGAAGATATCTTATAATTTATTTTAAAAATTAAGATATTTATTTTAAATATTTAAAAAACTTTATTGTTATTTTTTGAATTTATATATAAAAACTTACACATTACAATTAAGATAGATTGGAGATTTCTTTTGAGATAAATATTATTTTTTATAGTTAAATAGTAATTAATATTGATCTTTAAAAAAAAGTTCGCGTAACTATCAAAAACTTAAAATATACCGAAAATGGAAAGAAAGAATAAGAAGTAGATACTAATGGTGTTACAAAAAAAAAGTAGATATTGATAATGAGACGATGACCTTACGGTATGTGCAAAATTAATAGAGTAATTAGGTCACATATACATGAAAAAACTCATAATTAGCTAACTATCACATACACTATTGATAATTTTAAACCCTAAAACTACCCCTGCCCAAAAATTTTATGTCTCTCTCCCTTTCTCTCTCGTGTCTCTTCTACAAAATCTCTTCCCAAATAATTAATATTCTTCTCTTTCTCTCTCTTATATCTCCTTAAAATCTCTAAACTCATTTTTTTTCATTTCTGCAATGGATTCTTCATTTCTTTTCTGTTTTCATCGATGTGAATACCTTTTCATCTAAGTGTATTTCTTTCAACACACTGTCTAGATCCAAAGAGTATTATCCTCTCGATGAGTTCGTCTACCATAGCTTCTTTGTTGATTTGTTTGAGGTCCACCATGATATAAAGATTCTAAGCAATTTTATGGCGCATAAAAGGGAGATCTCTTCGACTCACATGCTGGTAAAGGCACATGGCTGTATAACAAGAACAAGATTTCTGTTAACTAGTAAATGTTTGATTAGATGTTACCAAATAAGTCTTGTGAGCATAGACAAGTTTGGCTAGTTGTTAAAGCTTTACATTAATTTTCTTTGTTTCAAATTAGTTATGGTTATATGATACATGGCTATAAATTTCTATTGAATATGTTTCATTTATCTGATACTTGTTTGGTTAGATGTTACAAAATATAGTGTCGATTTAAATAATAGCTGATAAGATGCTAAAAATAACATCGATAGCTGATATGTGGTTTGGTAGATGATACCAAAAAAGGTTAGCATGTTAACTTTACCATTGTCTATTCAACTTTTATATGCTTAACCTTTAAGAATTATTATATTATAT
This genomic interval from Brassica oleracea var. oleracea cultivar TO1000 chromosome C2, BOL, whole genome shotgun sequence contains the following:
- the LOC106326712 gene encoding uncharacterized protein LOC106326712, coding for MACKLLCLLVVFAIITFVTHGSEPHCGLNDVTLRQSKSGMVESKPVWKVTLNNPCICLLTNLKLSCTGFESVMPVDTLIKTGDVCVLNKSIQGDFVFKYAWDTSFEFKVIDGTFCA